From the Helicoverpa zea isolate HzStark_Cry1AcR chromosome 28, ilHelZeax1.1, whole genome shotgun sequence genome, one window contains:
- the LOC124643850 gene encoding oocyte zinc finger protein XlCOF7.1-like gives MDFVKREDQNVIDDENYKFYIESLQKSQQLEPTDYQHSPLSMEQLHQAMQTSVANTIVHNFQLPLSPRQMSSLMLKTNHLPRNLNFNDIPAHLQRNLTSELDLVHNLTNELPQNLNRHDDLLGQNLSRNLDLSLVRSLGNDLELQSNLNQLAQNLNENLSADLSRINDLRTDIPHDLSHEIDLSHHLNRPMEQEMLTQEEARRTPMVVQLQDQHMMDQNLGQRLVTNIHERMDQQEHLLPMPFHIKSEQEDDGYFYESINPAINSVGSLNGIPPDHTQQQPNIHTDNQMYVYNTHLNVPALNSIDLYSRPQNYVQNYTNIRENPQNLVVHRQFENASPYQEDFKKIRHDDCLNSGKEKIEEPKENLKPLDQNKIYYSEFQNQNFTENKNENDSSLQNKMSEDISMNIKGQYICYKCNDVFPSKRGLKHHSKSCTENDQLVEKVGKFSCSQCAYRCQSPAILKIHERTHSGEKPFSCTFCDYKSGQKNNVAKHILVHMKEKPFRCQYCDYRCAQKNNLVVHERTHTGYKPFACPFCDYRTVQKPNLVKHMYLHTDQKPFSCDMCSYRCVQKTNLTKHKQRHLNEKEGDKVDVKNQSKPYRPRQKSVKCPHCPYRCVQKSSMEKHMQFKHGTQENGEFEQGLNLMKSSEDAESINLSVKKDFECQDKDSVSEQS, from the exons ATGGATTTCGTGAAAAGAGAAGATCAGAATGTTATCGACGATGAAAACTATAAGTTTTACATTGAAAGT CTGCAAAAATCACAGCAACTGGAACCAACAGATTACCAACACTCCCCATTATCAATGGAACAACTTCATCAAGCGATGCAGACTTCCGTAGCCAACACCATCGTTCACAATTTCCAATTACCTCTGTCCCCTCGTCAAATGTCATCACTCATGCTGAAAACCAACCATTTACCAAGAAACTTGAACTTCAATGACATTCCCGCTCATTTACAAAGAAACTTAACATCCGAATTGGATTTAGTACATAATCTAACGAATGAATTACCGCAGAATTTGAACAGGCATGATGACTTGTTAGGACAAAACCTCAGTAGAAACTTGGATTTGTCATTAGTACGGTCTCTCGGTAATGATTTGGAACTACAGAGCAATTTGAATCAACTGGCTCAGAATTTAAATGAGAATTTGAGCGCGGATTTGAGTAGAATCAACGATTTGAGAACTGATATACCTCATGATTTGAGCCATGAGATTGATTTGTCCCATCATTTGAATAGACCAATGGAACAAGAAATGTTGACTCAAGAAGAGGCTAGACGAACGCCAATGGTGGTACAATTACAAGATCAGCATATGATGGACCAAAACTTGGGACAAAGGTTGGTGACAAATATTCATGAGAGAATGGACCAACAGGAACATTTATTACCAATGCCGTTTCATATAAAATCGGAGCAGGAAGATGATGGGTACTTCTATGAAAGTATTAATCCTGCTATCAATAGTGTTGGAAGTTTAAATG GTATCCCACCGGACCACACGCAGCAACAGCCAAACATACACACAGACAACcaaatgtatgtatataacaCACACTTAAATGTACCAGCTTTAAACTCCATAGACCTCTACTCTAGACCACAGAACTACGTACAAAATTACACGAACATACGAGAAAACCCACAGAACTTAGTTGTGCATAGACAGTTTGAAAACGCCAGCCCTTACCAAgaagactttaaaaaaataaggcaCGATGACTGTCTAAACAGCGGGAAAGAGAAAATTGAAGAACCGAAGGAGAATCTAAAACCATtagatcaaaataaaatatactattcGGAGTTTCAGAATCAGAattttacagaaaataaaaacgaaaatgaTTCTAGCTTGCAGAATAAGATGTCGGAAGATATATCAATGAATATAAAAGGTCAATATATTTGTTATAAGTGTAATGATGTGTTCCCTTCTAAAAGGGGGTTGAAACATCATTCTAAATCTTGTACTGAGAATGATCAGTTAGTAGAAAAAGTTGGGAAATTTAGCTGTAGCCAATGCGCTTATAGATGTCAATCGCCCGCCATTTTGAAAATCCACGAACGCACTCATTCGGGAGAGAAACCTTTTTCGTGTACTTTCTGTGATTATAAATCTGGCCAGAAAAATAACGTTgcgaaacatattttagttcaCATGAAAGAGAAACCTTTTAGATGTCAATATTGTGACTATAGATGTGCGCAAAAGAATAACCTAGTCGTCCACGAGCGTACACATACGGGGTACAAGCCTTTCGCGTGTCCATTTTGTGACTACAGGACTGTACAAAAACCTAATTTAGTGAAACACATGTACTTACATACAGACCAAAAGCCGTTTAGTTGCGATATGTGTTCGTATAGGTGTGTACAGAAAACTAACCTCACAAAACATAAGCAGAGGCATTTAAACGAAAAAGAAGGCGACAAAGTCGATGTTAAAAACCAAAGTAAACCGTATAGGCCTCGACAGAAGTCCGTAAAATGTCCACATTGTCCCTACAGATGTGTACAAAAGTCCAGCATGGAAAAACATATGCAATTTAAGCACGGGACGCAAGAAAATGGAGAATTTGAGCAAGGTTTGAACCTCATGAAATCCTCGGAGGACGCGGAGAGCATAAATTTGAGTGTGAAAAAAGATTTTGAGTGCCAGGACAAAGATAGTGTAAGTGAACAGTCATAG